A genome region from Pseudoalteromonas tetraodonis includes the following:
- the prpB gene encoding methylisocitrate lyase, translated as MSAGLKFKQAIANNHPLQVVGTINAYTAMMAEKMGHQAIYLSGAGVANASFGMPDLGMTSLDNVLEDIRRITGASDLPLLVDADTGWGGAFNIARTVKEMTKAGAAGFHIEDQVAQKRCGHRPNKEIVTQAEMVDRIKAAVDAKTDSDFYIMARTDAFQKEGLNAAIDRAAACVEAGADAIFAEAVHDLADYQAFTKAINVPILANITEFGQTPIYTKEQLSDVGVEMVLYPLSAFRAMNKAALNVYSAILNEGSQQSQIENMQTRAELYDFLDYHSYENTLDNLFSAKSDK; from the coding sequence ATGTCAGCAGGATTAAAATTTAAACAGGCAATTGCAAATAACCACCCGTTACAAGTGGTAGGTACTATTAACGCGTACACCGCGATGATGGCTGAAAAAATGGGCCATCAGGCTATTTATTTATCGGGTGCGGGTGTGGCTAATGCCTCATTTGGTATGCCAGATTTAGGGATGACCAGCCTTGATAACGTGCTTGAAGATATTCGCCGTATTACCGGTGCTAGCGATTTACCTTTGTTAGTGGATGCCGACACAGGTTGGGGTGGGGCGTTTAATATTGCCCGTACCGTTAAAGAAATGACTAAAGCGGGGGCAGCAGGCTTTCATATTGAAGACCAAGTGGCGCAAAAGCGTTGTGGCCATCGCCCTAATAAAGAAATAGTTACCCAAGCTGAAATGGTAGACCGAATTAAAGCTGCGGTTGATGCTAAAACCGATAGCGATTTTTACATTATGGCGCGTACCGATGCGTTTCAAAAAGAAGGCTTAAATGCGGCGATAGACCGTGCAGCAGCTTGTGTTGAAGCCGGTGCCGATGCGATTTTTGCAGAAGCGGTTCATGATCTTGCTGATTATCAAGCATTTACTAAGGCGATTAATGTGCCTATTTTGGCCAATATTACTGAGTTTGGCCAAACCCCAATTTACACCAAAGAGCAACTAAGCGATGTGGGCGTAGAAATGGTGCTTTACCCATTAAGTGCATTTAGAGCAATGAACAAAGCCGCACTCAATGTGTATTCGGCTATTTTGAATGAAGGGTCGCAACAAAGCCAAATTGAAAACATGCAAACGCGTGCAGAGCTTTACGACTTTTTAGATTATCACTCGTACGAAAACACGCTCGATAACCTTTTTTCAGCAAAATCTGACAAATAA
- the prpC gene encoding bifunctional 2-methylcitrate synthase/citrate synthase: MVDKALGGAGLRGQVAGQTALCTVGQTGSGLTYCGYDISELAEKAQFEEVSFLLSRGELPTSSELAEYKAKLKSLRGLPEALKTVLENIPKEAHPMDVMRTGCSMLGNLEMENDFSEANDAIDRMVAIFPSIICYWYRFTHDGVRIETQTDDDSVGAHFLTLLHDKAPSELFAQVMNVSLILYAEHEFNASTFTGRVCASTLSDIHSCVTGAIGTLRGPLHGGANEAAMDMIEGFTSADQAEDALMGMLERKDKIMGFGHAIYRESDPRNVIIKKWSEKLAAEVGDDVLYPVSVRCEEVMWREKKLFCNADFFHASAYHFMGIPTKLFTPIFVMSRVTGWTAHVKEQRANNRIIRPSADYTGPDARSYTPIESRG; the protein is encoded by the coding sequence ATGGTAGATAAAGCATTAGGTGGCGCAGGTTTACGTGGCCAAGTAGCAGGACAAACCGCATTATGTACAGTAGGGCAAACAGGTTCTGGTTTAACTTACTGTGGTTACGACATTAGCGAACTGGCTGAAAAAGCACAGTTTGAGGAAGTGTCGTTTTTACTTTCTCGCGGTGAGTTACCAACATCAAGCGAACTGGCAGAGTACAAAGCTAAACTTAAAAGTTTACGCGGTTTACCAGAGGCGCTAAAAACAGTGCTTGAGAATATTCCAAAAGAGGCACATCCAATGGATGTAATGCGCACAGGGTGTTCTATGCTAGGTAACCTTGAAATGGAAAATGACTTTAGCGAAGCAAACGATGCGATTGATCGCATGGTGGCAATTTTCCCAAGTATTATTTGTTACTGGTATCGTTTTACTCATGACGGTGTTCGCATCGAAACACAAACTGATGATGATTCAGTAGGTGCACACTTTTTAACGCTATTACACGATAAAGCGCCAAGTGAATTATTTGCACAAGTAATGAATGTATCACTAATTTTGTACGCAGAGCATGAGTTTAATGCCTCTACCTTTACCGGTCGCGTGTGTGCATCAACGCTTTCTGATATTCACTCATGTGTAACTGGCGCAATTGGTACCTTACGTGGCCCACTGCATGGTGGTGCCAACGAAGCCGCCATGGATATGATTGAAGGCTTTACCAGCGCCGATCAAGCTGAAGATGCACTGATGGGGATGCTAGAGCGAAAAGATAAAATTATGGGCTTTGGCCACGCAATTTACCGCGAGTCAGATCCACGTAATGTTATTATTAAAAAATGGTCTGAAAAATTAGCCGCAGAAGTGGGTGATGATGTGCTTTACCCAGTATCAGTTCGCTGTGAAGAAGTTATGTGGCGTGAGAAGAAGTTATTCTGTAATGCTGACTTTTTCCATGCATCGGCGTATCACTTTATGGGTATTCCTACCAAGTTATTTACGCCTATCTTCGTAATGAGCCGCGTAACTGGTTGGACAGCGCATGTAAAAGAGCAACGTGCAAATAACCGTATTATTCGCCCAAGTGCTGATTACACCGGGCCAGATGCGCGTAGCTATACGCCAATTGAATCAAGAGGCTAA
- the acnD gene encoding Fe/S-dependent 2-methylisocitrate dehydratase AcnD — MTIINNTQYRKPLPGSNVDYYDTQAAVDAIKPGAYATLPYSSRVFAENLVRRCEPEMLTDAISQIIERKQDLDFPWYPARVVCHDILGQTALVDLAGLRDAIAAKGGDPAKVNPVVPTQLIVDHSLAVEHAGFDPDAFEKNRAIEDRRNDDRFHFINWTKTAFKNIDVIPPGNGIMHQINLEKMSPVIQNRDGIAFPDTLVGTDSHTPHVDALGVIAVGVGGLEAESVMLGRASYIRLPDIVGVELTGKRQPGITATDIVLAITEFLREQRVVSTYLEFYGEGADALTLGDRATISNMTPEFGATAAMFYIDDKTIDYLRLTGRDEEQIALVENYAKTAGLWSDSLKTAQYDRVLKFDLSSVGRNIAGPSNPHRRVSTSDLAAQGISGVVENEEGLMPDGACIIAAITSCTNTSNPRNVIAAGLLARNANAKGLMRKPWVKTSLAPGSKAVQSYLEDANLLTELEQLGFGIVGFACTTCNGMSGALDPKIQQEVIDRDLYATAVLSGNRNFDGRIHPYAKQAFLASPPLVVAYAIAGTIRFDIEKDILGKDQQGNDVTLKDLWPSDEEIDAVIKQSVKPEQFRKVYEPMFNLTVDYGEDNDPLYDWRPESTYIRRPPYWEGALAGERSMTGMRALAVLGDNITTDHLSPSNAIMASSAAGEYLTKMNVPEEDFNSYATHRGDHLTAQRATFANPKLLNEMVLDENGEVKQGSYARIEPEGENTRMWEAIETYMQRKQPLIIVAGADYGQGSSRDWAAKGVRLAGVQVIAAEGFERIHRTNLIGMGVLPLEFKPGTTRKTLNLDGSESYDVKGEPTPGATLELVITRKNGEVLNVPMKCRLDTQEELSIYAAGGVLQRFAQDFLEATQAS, encoded by the coding sequence ATGACCATTATTAATAACACCCAATACCGTAAGCCTTTACCAGGCTCAAATGTTGATTACTACGATACCCAAGCCGCCGTCGATGCCATTAAGCCAGGCGCATACGCTACACTACCTTACAGTTCGCGTGTATTTGCCGAAAACTTAGTGCGTCGCTGTGAGCCCGAAATGCTAACCGATGCGATTAGCCAAATAATTGAACGTAAACAAGACTTAGATTTTCCGTGGTATCCGGCACGCGTTGTATGTCATGACATTTTAGGCCAAACCGCACTGGTTGATTTAGCGGGCCTGCGTGATGCTATTGCTGCAAAAGGCGGCGATCCTGCAAAAGTAAATCCGGTTGTACCGACTCAACTGATTGTGGATCATTCATTAGCTGTTGAGCACGCAGGTTTTGATCCCGATGCATTTGAAAAAAACCGCGCCATTGAAGATAGACGCAACGATGACCGTTTTCATTTTATAAACTGGACCAAAACAGCGTTTAAAAATATTGATGTGATCCCACCGGGTAATGGCATCATGCATCAAATTAACCTTGAAAAAATGTCGCCGGTGATTCAAAACCGCGATGGCATTGCGTTCCCAGATACCTTAGTAGGTACCGACAGCCATACCCCACATGTTGATGCTTTAGGTGTTATTGCTGTTGGCGTAGGTGGCCTTGAAGCCGAAAGCGTAATGCTTGGGCGCGCATCATATATTCGTTTACCAGATATAGTGGGCGTAGAGCTTACCGGTAAACGCCAGCCTGGCATAACTGCAACCGATATTGTACTGGCGATTACCGAATTTTTACGTGAGCAACGTGTGGTATCGACTTACCTTGAGTTTTACGGTGAAGGGGCTGATGCACTAACCCTGGGTGATAGAGCGACCATTTCGAACATGACCCCAGAATTTGGCGCAACCGCTGCTATGTTCTACATTGACGATAAAACTATTGATTACTTGCGCTTAACAGGCCGTGATGAAGAGCAAATTGCCCTGGTAGAAAACTACGCTAAAACAGCGGGTTTATGGAGTGATAGCTTAAAAACCGCTCAATACGATCGCGTACTCAAGTTTGATTTATCAAGCGTAGGGCGCAACATTGCAGGGCCTTCAAATCCGCATCGTCGTGTATCTACCAGCGATTTAGCAGCGCAAGGTATTTCGGGTGTTGTTGAAAATGAAGAAGGCTTAATGCCAGATGGCGCCTGTATTATCGCCGCTATTACCAGCTGTACTAATACCAGTAACCCGCGCAATGTAATTGCTGCAGGTTTATTGGCGCGAAATGCAAACGCTAAAGGCTTAATGCGTAAACCGTGGGTTAAAACCTCATTGGCGCCGGGTTCAAAAGCGGTGCAGTCGTACCTTGAAGATGCAAACTTACTCACTGAACTAGAGCAACTCGGTTTTGGTATTGTGGGTTTTGCCTGTACTACCTGTAACGGCATGAGTGGTGCGTTGGACCCTAAAATTCAACAAGAAGTGATTGATCGCGACCTATATGCAACGGCTGTGCTTTCGGGTAACCGTAACTTTGATGGCCGAATTCATCCGTATGCTAAGCAAGCGTTTTTAGCGTCACCACCTTTAGTAGTTGCTTATGCAATTGCGGGTACCATTCGTTTTGATATAGAAAAAGATATACTCGGTAAAGATCAACAAGGTAACGATGTAACCTTAAAAGATTTATGGCCATCTGATGAAGAAATAGATGCGGTTATCAAACAAAGCGTAAAACCAGAGCAGTTTAGAAAAGTATACGAGCCAATGTTTAACTTAACCGTTGATTACGGCGAAGATAACGACCCTCTATACGATTGGCGCCCAGAAAGTACGTATATTCGCCGCCCACCTTATTGGGAAGGAGCTTTGGCAGGTGAGCGCAGTATGACAGGTATGCGCGCGTTAGCAGTACTTGGCGATAACATTACAACCGATCACTTATCACCTTCTAATGCGATTATGGCCAGCAGCGCAGCAGGTGAATACTTAACTAAAATGAACGTACCAGAAGAAGACTTTAACTCGTACGCAACGCACCGAGGCGATCACTTAACCGCACAACGAGCTACATTTGCAAACCCTAAACTATTGAACGAAATGGTATTAGATGAAAACGGAGAAGTGAAGCAAGGATCGTACGCACGTATAGAGCCAGAGGGTGAAAATACGCGTATGTGGGAAGCAATCGAAACCTACATGCAGCGTAAACAGCCACTCATTATTGTGGCAGGCGCTGATTACGGCCAAGGCTCTTCGCGCGATTGGGCAGCAAAAGGCGTTAGGCTTGCTGGTGTTCAGGTTATTGCAGCCGAAGGGTTTGAACGTATTCACCGTACTAATTTAATTGGTATGGGCGTATTGCCGCTTGAATTTAAACCAGGCACAACGCGTAAAACACTTAACCTAGATGGTAGCGAAAGCTACGACGTGAAGGGCGAACCAACACCAGGCGCAACCCTAGAGCTTGTTATTACGCGTAAAAATGGCGAGGTATTAAACGTACCGATGAAATGTCGACTAGATACGCAAGAAGAGCTCTCTATTTATGCGGCAGGCGGTGTGTTACAACGCTTTGCGCAAGACTTTTTAGAAGCCACGCAAGCATCATAA
- the prpF gene encoding 2-methylaconitate cis-trans isomerase PrpF — protein MFKPQIKVPATYMRGGTSKGVFFNLTDLPAPAQVAGAARDSLLLRVIGSPDAYGKQTDGMGGATSSTSKTVILSKSEQPDHDVDYLFGQVAIDKAFVDWSGNCGNLTSAVGAFAISNGLVDKSRVPDNGIAIVRVWQANIKKSILVHVPMTNAQVQETGDFELDGVTFPAAEVKLEFIDPADGDGALFPTGNVVDDLEVPGVGTLKATMINAGIPTIFVNARDIGYTGTELQDDINADEAALTKLETIRAYGAVKMGLISTINEAQIRQHTPKVAFVAAPLNYKSSSGKQVNASDIDLLVRAMSMGKLHHAMMGTAAVAIGTAAAIDGTLVNLAAGGGAINEVNFGHPSGTLKVGAEAVVTNGQWQVTKASMSRSARVLMEGWVRAPFDYD, from the coding sequence ATGTTTAAACCACAAATTAAAGTGCCTGCGACCTATATGCGTGGTGGCACGAGTAAAGGGGTTTTTTTTAATTTAACCGATTTACCCGCACCTGCCCAAGTGGCAGGTGCGGCGCGCGATAGCTTATTATTACGCGTTATTGGTAGCCCAGATGCATACGGTAAACAAACCGACGGCATGGGCGGAGCAACCTCAAGTACCAGTAAAACGGTTATTTTGAGTAAGAGTGAACAGCCCGATCACGATGTTGATTATTTATTTGGTCAAGTCGCCATTGATAAAGCGTTTGTTGATTGGAGTGGTAACTGCGGAAACTTAACCTCTGCCGTGGGCGCGTTTGCCATCAGCAATGGTTTAGTTGATAAATCTCGCGTACCGGATAATGGCATTGCTATTGTGCGCGTATGGCAGGCGAACATTAAAAAAAGTATTTTAGTGCATGTACCCATGACTAACGCTCAAGTTCAAGAAACCGGTGACTTTGAGTTAGATGGTGTGACGTTTCCTGCCGCTGAAGTAAAGCTTGAATTTATTGACCCTGCTGATGGTGATGGTGCGCTATTTCCAACAGGCAATGTGGTTGATGATTTAGAAGTACCAGGTGTGGGGACATTAAAAGCAACTATGATCAACGCAGGTATCCCGACTATTTTTGTAAATGCCCGCGATATTGGTTATACCGGTACTGAGCTACAAGATGATATAAACGCTGATGAAGCCGCACTCACTAAGCTTGAAACCATTCGTGCCTATGGCGCGGTAAAAATGGGACTAATTAGTACTATTAATGAAGCGCAAATACGCCAACACACACCTAAAGTGGCGTTTGTGGCTGCACCGCTTAATTACAAATCATCAAGTGGTAAGCAGGTTAATGCAAGCGATATAGATTTGTTAGTACGTGCAATGTCAATGGGTAAGTTACACCATGCGATGATGGGCACAGCCGCTGTCGCTATTGGCACAGCAGCCGCAATTGACGGAACATTAGTTAATTTGGCCGCTGGTGGCGGTGCTATTAACGAGGTTAACTTTGGTCACCCATCGGGCACACTTAAAGTAGGTGCCGAGGCGGTTGTTACAAATGGCCAATGGCAAGTGACTAAAGCGAGTATGAGCCGCAGCGCACGTGTATTAATGGAAGGCTGGGTAAGAGCGCCATTTGATTATGACTAA
- a CDS encoding sensor domain-containing diguanylate cyclase — translation MDLSRLNAERLIQNLQTGVVVHSPDTGILYANPAALNILRLTKEQALGRDSFDSKWKLLDEFRQPLQNSQYPVSVVIKTQKPLMNLEIGICDSSSDEITWVLCNAYPEFDKQNNIAEIVVTFIDITHQKQAIPFKEIVELASDVILVTEASPITNDGPKIVYANQSFTKVTGYHLDEVRGKTPRILQGAKTQQATRDKIRHALENKQQVSEQILNYKKSSEPYWIDMNIFPLKNALGEVAYYAAIERDITKMKQYQAQLKDLTIKDPLTNLLNRRGFMETAKLALDECIKDSQHLTLTMIDIDHFKRINDQFGHEGGDSVLQSIAATFKSFCDSDDIIARLGGEEFCIVSPTKCVSTVVKTLAKLQDHLKDNPVQLSSGGQVSYTISSGVSSLTSESCSLQGLLRNADTALYNAKTTGRNQTVVFNQSLRL, via the coding sequence ATGGATTTATCAAGGCTAAATGCAGAAAGGTTAATACAAAACTTACAAACCGGTGTGGTGGTGCATTCACCAGACACAGGAATTTTGTATGCAAATCCTGCGGCTTTAAATATTTTACGTTTAACAAAAGAGCAAGCGTTAGGGCGCGATTCGTTTGATAGTAAATGGAAATTACTGGATGAATTTCGTCAACCACTGCAGAATTCTCAGTATCCTGTTAGTGTTGTTATTAAAACCCAAAAACCATTGATGAATCTTGAAATAGGTATATGTGATAGCTCAAGCGACGAAATTACATGGGTGCTATGTAACGCTTATCCAGAGTTTGACAAGCAGAACAACATTGCTGAAATAGTCGTCACTTTTATCGATATTACTCATCAAAAACAAGCTATTCCATTTAAAGAAATTGTTGAATTAGCCAGCGACGTTATTTTAGTTACCGAGGCAAGCCCTATTACTAATGATGGCCCTAAAATTGTTTATGCAAACCAATCATTTACTAAAGTAACGGGTTATCATTTAGATGAAGTTAGAGGTAAAACGCCGCGCATTTTACAAGGCGCTAAAACTCAACAAGCCACACGCGATAAAATTAGGCATGCGCTAGAAAATAAACAGCAAGTATCTGAGCAAATACTAAATTATAAAAAATCAAGTGAGCCTTATTGGATTGATATGAATATTTTTCCATTAAAAAATGCGTTAGGTGAGGTGGCTTACTATGCAGCGATTGAGCGCGATATTACAAAAATGAAGCAGTATCAAGCACAACTAAAAGATTTAACCATTAAAGATCCGCTTACTAATTTGCTCAACCGAAGAGGGTTTATGGAAACAGCTAAACTTGCACTTGATGAGTGTATTAAAGACAGCCAGCACTTAACCCTTACGATGATAGATATAGATCACTTTAAGCGCATTAACGATCAATTTGGCCACGAAGGCGGAGATAGTGTGTTGCAAAGCATAGCTGCTACGTTTAAATCATTTTGTGACAGTGATGATATTATAGCGCGTTTAGGAGGAGAAGAGTTTTGCATTGTTTCGCCTACCAAATGTGTCAGTACCGTTGTTAAAACCTTAGCAAAGTTGCAAGATCATTTAAAAGATAACCCAGTGCAGTTATCAAGTGGCGGGCAGGTGAGTTATACAATAAGCAGTGGTGTATCAAGTTTGACTTCTGAGTCGTGTTCGCTGCAGGGATTATTAAGAAATGCCGATACAGCACTTTATAATGCAAAAACAACCGGACGGAACCAAACGGTGGTGTTTAACCAAAGCCTTAGACTATGA
- a CDS encoding substrate-binding periplasmic protein, whose protein sequence is MRIFLIAALVLSFFTYAQPAPVTYTVDNKNITLLGEKYKSGYGYNLKADTVLRLVTLNWPPYIDDHLCNKGWLYQLTVSMLVKRGYGVHIEFYPWARAVREAELGKADILFPEYFISDDVMSENILTKTRNQLLALSEPIPGGDLSFVALKDHSINYDGSIESVKNRVMGVVRSYKNSKELDELIEQGEIKTIVANSEYQLIHLLLNGRVELIVADLEVLKASIYKSLLSAREKKRMLSALVALTPSIEYKALYYEISKSTPNWQFILDDINAEIANMRANNEFERFIKNKKQQCYNLD, encoded by the coding sequence ATGAGAATATTTTTAATCGCTGCCTTAGTACTATCATTTTTCACTTACGCACAACCTGCGCCAGTAACCTATACGGTCGACAATAAAAATATCACACTTCTCGGAGAGAAATACAAAAGCGGCTATGGCTATAATTTAAAAGCCGATACAGTTCTTCGCTTAGTTACACTTAATTGGCCCCCTTATATAGACGATCACTTATGCAATAAGGGCTGGCTATATCAACTTACAGTAAGCATGTTAGTAAAACGCGGCTATGGTGTACATATAGAGTTTTACCCTTGGGCGCGTGCCGTTCGTGAAGCTGAATTAGGTAAAGCTGATATTTTATTTCCTGAGTATTTTATTAGTGACGATGTAATGTCAGAAAACATTTTAACCAAAACACGTAATCAGTTATTGGCGTTATCTGAGCCCATTCCTGGTGGTGACTTATCATTTGTAGCACTTAAAGATCACAGCATAAATTACGATGGCAGTATTGAGTCTGTAAAAAACAGGGTTATGGGGGTGGTACGTTCATATAAAAATAGTAAAGAATTAGATGAACTTATTGAACAAGGCGAAATAAAAACCATCGTTGCTAACAGTGAGTATCAGCTTATTCATTTGCTTTTAAATGGTCGGGTTGAGCTTATTGTTGCCGACTTAGAAGTGCTAAAAGCCAGTATTTATAAATCACTATTATCAGCTAGAGAAAAAAAGAGGATGCTTAGCGCGCTAGTTGCATTAACGCCAAGCATAGAATACAAAGCCCTGTATTATGAAATCAGTAAAAGTACGCCAAATTGGCAATTTATCTTAGATGATATCAACGCAGAAATAGCGAATATGCGTGCAAATAATGAATTTGAGCGCTTTATAAAAAATAAAAAACAGCAGTGTTATAACCTCGATTAA
- a CDS encoding V-type ATP synthase subunit I domain-containing protein: MANKPISEDNPFANLSDVQCEQIQNWYQKHISSTLHSLLKGSKSGQVIESKLESTLNKALSQSKQLTTYAIEGNSSIKLKNASVMAELNDTRDLFYGAQVKINKLEQKITTSAQEIQLLETEKSELQLEVRSLKQRLNHVLSRLESQGVSFQKSHYVGRILVQALRASFENWQQTPQGEPFKNHDFYKLFPRVLYSSLLKEIEKLLGEHDYNQIERSLSDFVFKQKGSPVENWPDEDPIYETRLINQKQSELLIKLHSQHLQRKNFTSYLEKRLSSTGFTHKHSNLLMTLVEFATHDENSKFSSYCH; the protein is encoded by the coding sequence ATGGCTAACAAGCCAATAAGTGAAGACAATCCATTTGCTAATTTATCTGATGTGCAGTGTGAGCAGATCCAAAATTGGTACCAAAAGCATATTTCTTCAACTTTACATTCTTTACTTAAAGGCAGTAAGTCTGGGCAAGTTATTGAGAGTAAGTTAGAAAGTACTTTAAATAAAGCGCTCTCTCAGAGCAAACAGCTTACTACTTATGCTATTGAGGGTAATTCGAGTATTAAATTAAAAAATGCCAGTGTTATGGCTGAGCTTAATGATACCCGTGATTTGTTTTATGGCGCGCAAGTTAAAATAAATAAACTAGAGCAAAAAATAACAACCAGTGCTCAAGAAATACAATTATTAGAGACAGAAAAAAGCGAATTGCAGCTAGAAGTACGTAGCTTAAAGCAACGTTTAAATCACGTACTTTCAAGGCTAGAATCGCAAGGTGTCTCATTCCAAAAAAGCCATTATGTAGGACGTATATTAGTTCAGGCTTTGCGAGCAAGTTTTGAAAATTGGCAGCAAACTCCACAAGGAGAGCCCTTTAAAAATCATGATTTTTACAAGCTTTTCCCGCGTGTTTTGTACTCAAGCTTATTAAAGGAAATAGAAAAACTGCTAGGGGAGCACGATTATAATCAAATCGAGCGTTCACTTAGTGATTTTGTGTTTAAGCAAAAGGGCTCGCCTGTAGAAAATTGGCCAGATGAAGACCCGATTTACGAGACGCGGTTAATTAACCAAAAGCAGTCAGAGCTGTTAATAAAATTACATAGCCAACACCTGCAACGAAAAAACTTTACGTCCTATTTAGAAAAACGCCTTTCTAGTACTGGCTTTACCCATAAACACAGTAATTTATTGATGACTTTAGTTGAGTTTGCGACGCACGATGAAAATAGCAAATTTTCTAGTTATTGCCATTAA
- a CDS encoding type 2 periplasmic-binding domain-containing protein: MKSAALITLLLLFIFAGQVQAKTLVKVGGYEFPPYIEIVDGRASGLTVELIAELNKIQSDYHFELVLTTPIRRFKDYQQGLFDAVFFEDPNWGWLQGNHIISNSPVIATDSEVFIALKQFAKSQAWFDNLDDKTLIGILGYHYQLANFENNPSILENEYKMTLLSSHKKSIELVLKKRSDMAIVTRSYLNQYLNKYPESKKKLLISERVAQTYKHQLLIRATHQLNVNTLYKIVKKTLAQNTLATKLKILGLQQHDI, from the coding sequence GTGAAGTCTGCCGCACTCATTACATTACTATTGCTATTTATTTTTGCTGGGCAAGTTCAAGCTAAAACTCTGGTCAAAGTGGGTGGCTATGAATTTCCTCCCTACATAGAGATTGTTGACGGCCGTGCTTCAGGTCTCACCGTAGAGCTAATTGCTGAACTTAATAAAATACAATCTGACTATCATTTTGAGCTTGTGCTCACCACACCTATTCGGCGCTTTAAAGATTATCAGCAAGGTTTGTTCGATGCGGTATTTTTTGAAGATCCAAACTGGGGGTGGCTACAAGGCAACCATATAATCAGTAACTCCCCTGTGATAGCAACAGACAGCGAAGTATTTATTGCTTTAAAGCAATTTGCAAAGTCACAAGCTTGGTTTGATAACTTAGACGATAAAACCCTAATTGGGATTTTAGGCTATCACTATCAGTTAGCAAACTTTGAAAACAATCCCTCAATACTTGAAAACGAATATAAAATGACGTTACTGAGCAGTCATAAAAAAAGTATTGAATTAGTATTAAAAAAACGCAGCGATATGGCGATTGTTACCCGTTCTTACTTAAATCAATACCTCAATAAATACCCAGAAAGTAAAAAAAAGCTGCTTATCTCTGAACGCGTCGCGCAAACCTATAAACACCAATTATTAATTCGCGCTACACACCAACTTAATGTAAACACACTTTATAAAATAGTAAAAAAAACACTTGCACAAAATACCCTAGCAACCAAATTAAAAATACTTGGCCTACAACAACATGATATTTAG
- a CDS encoding REP-associated tyrosine transposase, producing the protein MRYRRNYQPGGTYFFTVNLQDRKESLLVEHIDLLRGAVRWVKMHKPFYIDAWVVLPDHMHAVLTLPEGDSDYSGRWREIKKRFSKGLPKNEHVSLARVNKNERGIWQRRFWEHTIVDERDYWHHVNYVHFNPLKHGLVERVVDWPYSSFHKAVASGMYSRNWCGE; encoded by the coding sequence GTGAGATATCGTAGAAATTATCAACCGGGAGGAACGTATTTTTTTACGGTTAATTTGCAGGATCGTAAAGAGTCATTATTGGTTGAGCATATTGATTTATTGCGTGGGGCTGTGCGCTGGGTAAAAATGCATAAACCATTTTATATTGATGCGTGGGTGGTGTTGCCTGATCATATGCATGCAGTGTTAACTTTACCCGAAGGTGATAGCGATTATTCTGGTCGTTGGCGCGAAATTAAAAAACGTTTTTCTAAAGGCTTGCCTAAAAACGAACATGTATCACTCGCACGCGTTAATAAAAATGAACGAGGGATTTGGCAACGCCGTTTTTGGGAGCATACCATTGTTGATGAACGTGATTATTGGCACCATGTAAATTATGTTCATTTTAATCCGCTTAAACATGGTTTGGTTGAACGGGTGGTTGATTGGCCTTATTCAAGCTTTCATAAAGCGGTCGCATCAGGAATGTACAGCCGTAATTGGTGTGGGGAATAA